The Platichthys flesus chromosome 8, fPlaFle2.1, whole genome shotgun sequence genome has a window encoding:
- the upf3b gene encoding regulator of nonsense transcripts 3B has product MKEDKENTRPKDRRVEIRCEDGERTERPKEKKESMTKIVIRRLPPSLTKEDLEEQLQPLPELDYMEFFSSDTSLFPHLFARAYLNFKNQEDIVLFRDRFDGYVFIDHRGQEYPAIVEFAPFQKTAKKRIKKRDAKCGTIEEDPDYKKFLEAYNGDEEKLTSTPETLLEEIEAKSKELVAKRTTPLLDFLKNKQRIREEKKEERRRRELERKRVRDEERRKWREEERRKRKDTDKMKRLDKPLEKDKDQVKEEPKIKLLKKPDRVEDADAEKHKEKAKKPEKPNKEDRPMGNHEYKRRQNIENKEDRGRKGDDDGRKEFRERDTDRDRERDREREKERRQREKERIRRQDEDRRRRRERQDGENACRKRDDEGKKDRERAFEKKRGENHVDSAHTERPEKLARDKREEINKRERTRNKDRPAIQLYQPGSRNRVRPAGGGESNSADRKPEPETKKVADKGDD; this is encoded by the exons ATGaaggaagacaaagaaaacactcGACCGAAAGACAGAAGGGTGGAAATACGGTGCGAGGATGGAGAAAGGACGGAGAGAccgaaggaaaagaaagagagcatGACAAAG ATTGTGATCAGGCGATTACCACCAAGTCTGACGAAGGAGGATCTGGAGGAGCAGTTGCAGCCGCTGCCAGAGCTGGACTACATGGAGTTTTTCTCCAGTGACACCAG CCTTTTCCCGCACCTCTTCGCCAGGGCTTACCTCAACTTCAAAAATCAAGAGGACATCGTCCTGTTCAGGGATCGATTTGATGGATATGTTTTCATTGACCACAGAG GACAGGAGTATCCTGCCATCGTAGAGTTTGCCCCCTTCCAAAAAACTGCCAAGAAAAGAATCAAGAAGAGGGATGCAAAATGTGGAACGATTGAAGAAG ATCCAGATTACAAAAAGTTCCTGGAAGCTTACAACGGAGACGAAGAGAAGTTGACTTCAACACCTGAGACTCTGCTGGAAGAGATCGAGGCAAAGTCGAAGGAGCTTGTTG CAAAGAGAACAACTCCCCTGCTGGACTTCCTGAAAAATAAGCAG AGAATCcgggaggaaaagaaggaggagaggaggaggcgggagcTTGAACGAAAGCGTGTGCGGGATGAGGAGAGACGCAAGTggcgggaggaggagagacggaagCGCAAGGACACTGACAAGATGAAGAGACTCGACAAACCGCTGGAGAAAGACAAGGACCAAGTTAAAGAAGAGCCAAAAATCAAG CTCCTGAAGAAACCTGACAGAGTCGAGGACGCTGATGCGGAGAAGCACAAGGAAAAGGCAAAGAAACCAGAGAAGCCAAATAAAGAGGACCGACCCATGGGGAACCATGAATACAAGAGGCGTCAGAACATTGAGAACAAGGAAGACCGAGGGAGGAA AGGTGACGATGACGGGCGGAAGGAGTTCAGGGAGCGTGACACAGATCGCGACAGAGAGCGCGACCGAGAGCGGGAGAAGGAGCGAcggcagagggagaaggagcgcATCCGGCGTCAGGACGAAGATcgtcggaggaggagggaacGACAGGATGGAGAGAACGCCTGCAGGAAGCGGGACGACgaggggaaaaaagacagagagcgGGCCTTTGAGAAGAAAAGGGGTGAAAACCACGTAGACTCCGCTCACACCGAGAGGCCAGAGAAGCTCGCCAGAGACAAGCGGGAGGAAATCAACAAAAGAGAGCGAACAAGAAACAAG GACCGCCCCGCTATCCAGCTGTACCAGCCGGGGTCCAGGAACCGTGTTcgacctgcaggaggaggagaatccAACTCCGCCGACAGGAAGCCAGAACCTGAGACCAAGAAAGTGGCAGACAAGGGAGACGACTGA
- the zbtb33 gene encoding transcriptional regulator Kaiso — protein sequence MPSLKLISATDTQYSATVLKSMNEQRNHGLFCDITIIIQDKKFRAHKTILSASSTYFHQLFTVAGQVIELNFIRAEIFEEILNYVYSSKIVRVRSDMLEELINAGKILGVKFIANLGSPLSHVKGLPGLSKEPENKNETPAEVMPIITESFSISAEEFNQTSKAAENDEDSDGDVMFVSQTKAQAADSGEIIDVEKAGAENVAEVKNIESNHAAAKKKDKPTASPTTQAAKSPSVRSAKPSFPDSSPLHSPDSSSNNLSSPAGVSTGSAPTTPARSSSVTPEPSSAAQSSENSDIMGVHKKHVSTSTQKGNSKIRLLDVFESPIQPNQANNPNSAGAAKKTVTLNTATEIDSFSSGCKVYANIGENTYDIVPVKEDPGEGGSKASKGKRSLMSTPLKTLDKIPLSPKSLPNKKSKTELEDHYELIMDGKTFYVCIICKRPYVCLTSLRRHFNTHSWEKKYPCRYCDKVFALAEYRTKHEIHHTGERRYQCLVCQETFLNYQLLSTHCKHVHNQDPSGRKEKDDTDNNLYRLLPCKSVQMKPYSWATEGPGVPCISEDGSVHSITTGSEDVHSSTQSRMLNWDDIFVEPNRHMPPDAHARPASTVDNTPTQAASEFDFVIPENY from the coding sequence ATGCCAAGTCTAAAGCTGATCTCTGCGACGGACACACAGTACTCAGCGACTGTGCTCAAGTCCATGAACGAGCAGAGAAATCATGGATTGTTCTGtgacatcaccatcatcatccaggACAAGAAATTCAGGGCCCACAAAACCATCCTGTCTGCCTCGAGCACGTACttccaccagctcttcactGTAGCCGGACAGGTGATCGAGTTAAACTTCATCAGGGCGGAAATCTTTGAGGAGATTCTCAATTACGTGTACAGCTCCAAGATCGTCCGGGTGCGCTCTGACATGCTGGAGGAGCTCATAAATGCTGGAAAGATACTGGGAGTGAAGTTTATCGCAAACTTGGGGTCTCCATTGTCGCACGTGAAGGGGCTGCCTGGTTTGTCCAAAGAGCCAGAGAACAAAAATGAGACGCCCGCCGAGGTGATGCCGATCATCACGGAGTCCTTCTCGATATCGGCAGAGGAATTCAATCAGACGAGCAAAGCTGCGGAAAACGACGAGGACTCGGACGGCGACGTTATGTTTGTCTCGCAGACGAAGGCTCAGGCAGCCGACTCCGGTGAGATAATTGACGTGGAAAAAGCCGGCGCAGAAAATGTAGCAGAAGTGAAAAATATAGAATCAAATCAtgcagctgcaaaaaaaaaagataaacccACAGCCTCCCCGACAACACAAGCTGCTAAGAGCCCCAGTGTCAGGTCTGCTAAGCCCAGTTTTCCGGACAGCAGCCCTCTGCACAGCCCAGACTCCAGCTCCAATAACCTGTCTTCCCCTGCTGGAGTTTCCACAGGAAGTGCTCCCACAACACCAGCCAGGTCGAGCAGTGTCACCCCCGAGCCCTCCAGTGCCGCCCAGTCCTCCGAAAACAGCGACATCATGGGAGTCCACAAAAAACATGTCTCTACTTCGACTCAGAAGGGGAATTCCAAAATAAGGCTGTTGGATGTTTTCGAAAGTCCCATCCAGCCTAATCAGGCTAACAATCCCAATTCAGCAGGAGCAGCAAAAAAGACGGTGACACTCAATACAGCCACAGAGATTGATTCCTTTTCTTCAGGCTGTAAAGTTTATGCCAATATTGGAGAAAATACTTATGACATTGTCCCAGTGAAGGAGGATCCAGGGGAGGGAGGCTCTAAAGCCAGTAAAGGGAAGAGGTCATTGATGTCAACGCCTTTGAAAACCCTCGATAAAATACCATTGTCCCCGAAATCCCTCCCAAACAAGAAGAGCAAAACCGAGCTGGAGGATCACTACGAGCTGATCATGGATGGGAAGACCTTCTACGTGTGCATCATCTGCAAGCGGCCCTACGTGTGTCTGACGAGCCTCCGCCGGCACTTCAACACCCACTCGTGGGAAAAGAAGTACCCGTGTCGCTACTGCGACAAAGTCTTTGCCTTGGCCGAGTACAGAACTAAACACGAAATCCAccacacaggagagaggaggtacCAGTGCTTGGTGTGCCAAGAAACATTCCTGAACTACCAGTTACTGTCAACCCACTGCAAGCATGTCCACAACCAGGACCCCAGcgggaggaaggagaaagacgACACAGACAACAACTTGTACCGCCTGCTGCCGTGCAAATCGGTGCAGATGAAGCCGTACTCGTGGGCGACTGAGGGGCCGGGGGTCCCCTGCATCTCCGAGGACGGCAGCGTGCATTCCATAACCACCGGCAGTGAAGACGTCCACTCTTCAACCCAGAGCAGGATGTTGAACTGGGACGACATCTTCGTTGAGCCCAATAGACACATGCCGCCTGACGCCCACGCTCGTCCAGCGTCGACCGTggacaacacacccacacaggcaGCTTCCGAGTTTGACTTTGTTATACCAGAGAACTACTGA
- the nkap gene encoding NF-kappa-B-activating protein isoform X2 yields the protein MPHSDRSGSDGGGGPRSPRARRPRTRSRSRNRGGSHERSLSPYSFGPKLPKPRNREREREEGERRFREARNIKRIRMGSRSRSRSRSRERHSSTIPTSVNSSTSNTTSYNHWSEQRDAPGKYGSFKEDYHYEQHRDDAQRQRQEVFIARRLQERERIGETGLPEVWGYSPRVKEPDSDEFTPVEEDEKNSSSESSSEEVKKKKKKKKKSKKKKTKKHSEDSELESESDEEIKKKKKKKKSKKSKKSKKKKEKKIRKESNSSKEEEEEAAAGEEGEEDDPNGVLWVEKTCIDEHLVGPEAPLTHLSQDDRPLDFGHALLPGEGAAMAEYVKAGKRIPRRGEIGLTSDEIANFEISGYVMSGSRHRRMEAVRLRKENQIYSADEKRALASFNQEERRKRESKILSSFREMVYRKTKGKEDK from the exons ATGCCTCATTCGGACCGGTCGGGCTCTGACGGCGGCGGGGGGCCTCGCAGTCCTCGGGCCAGGAGACCTCGGACTCGTTCCCGTAGCCGTAACCGCGGCGGCAGCCACGAACGGAGCCTGTCCCCGTACAGCTTCGGGCCCAAACTCCCGAAGCCGCGGAACCGGGAAAGGGAACGCGAGGAGGGGGAGCGTCGGTTCCGAGAGGCGAGAAACATCAAACGGATCCGCATGGGAAGCCGCAGCCGGTCCCGGTCCAGATCCAGAGAGCGACACAGCAGCACCATCCCCACCAGCGtcaacagcagcaccagcaaCACCACCAGTTACAACCACTGGTCCGAGCAGAGAGACGCTCCGGGGAAATATGGCAGCTTCAAAGAGGATTATCACTACGAACAACACCGGGACGAcgctcagagacagagacaagaggTCTTTATAGCCAG gcgTTTGCAAGAAAGGGAGAGGATCGGGGAGACAGGTCTTCCTGAAGTTTGGGGATATTCCCCCAGAGTAAAAGAACCAGA CTCTGACGAATTCACACCCGTTGAAGAGGACGAGAAAAACAGCAGCTCCGAGTCGAGCTCAGAAG AggtgaagaaaaagaagaagaagaagaagaaatccaaGAAAAAGAAGACCAAAAAACACTCGGAGGACAGTGAGCtggaatcagaatcagatg aagaaataaagaagaagaaaaagaaaaagaagagcaaaAA ATCCAAAAAGTccaagaagaaaaaggagaagaagattCGTAAGGAGAGCAACTCcagcaaggaggaggaggaggaggcagctgcaggagaggagggggaggaagatgaTCCCAATGGAGTGTTGTGGGTGGAGAAAACCTGCATCGATGAGCATTTGGTCGGCCCTGAAGCTCCACTCACCCACTTGTCCCAGGACGACAGGCCTTTGGA tTTCGGTCATGCTCTGTTGCCGGGTGAAGGTGCTGCCATGGCAGAGTATGTGAAAGCGGGTAAACGTATCCCGAGAAGAGGAGAGATCGGTCTCACCAGCGATGAGATTGCAAACTTCGAGATATCTGGTTACGTGATGAGCGGCAGCAG ACATCGTCGTATGGAGGCTGTGCGTCTGAGAAAGGAAAACCAGATCTACAGTGCGGACGAGAAGAGAGCCCTGGCGTCTTTCaaccaggaggagaggaggaagagggagagcaaGATCCTGTCGAGCTTCAGGGAAATGGTTTACAGGAAGACCAAGGGCAAGGAGGACAAGTGA
- the nkap gene encoding NF-kappa-B-activating protein isoform X1 gives MPHSDRSGSDGGGGPRSPRARRPRTRSRSRNRGGSHERSLSPYSFGPKLPKPRNREREREEGERRFREARNIKRIRMGSRSRSRSRSRERHSSTIPTSVNSSTSNTTSYNHWSEQRDAPGKYGSFKEDYHYEQHRDDAQRQRQEVFIARRLQERERIGETGLPEVWGYSPRVKEPDSDEFTPVEEDEKNSSSESSSEEVKKKKKKKKKSKKKKTKKHSEDSELESESDEEEIKKKKKKKKSKKSKKSKKKKEKKIRKESNSSKEEEEEAAAGEEGEEDDPNGVLWVEKTCIDEHLVGPEAPLTHLSQDDRPLDFGHALLPGEGAAMAEYVKAGKRIPRRGEIGLTSDEIANFEISGYVMSGSRHRRMEAVRLRKENQIYSADEKRALASFNQEERRKRESKILSSFREMVYRKTKGKEDK, from the exons ATGCCTCATTCGGACCGGTCGGGCTCTGACGGCGGCGGGGGGCCTCGCAGTCCTCGGGCCAGGAGACCTCGGACTCGTTCCCGTAGCCGTAACCGCGGCGGCAGCCACGAACGGAGCCTGTCCCCGTACAGCTTCGGGCCCAAACTCCCGAAGCCGCGGAACCGGGAAAGGGAACGCGAGGAGGGGGAGCGTCGGTTCCGAGAGGCGAGAAACATCAAACGGATCCGCATGGGAAGCCGCAGCCGGTCCCGGTCCAGATCCAGAGAGCGACACAGCAGCACCATCCCCACCAGCGtcaacagcagcaccagcaaCACCACCAGTTACAACCACTGGTCCGAGCAGAGAGACGCTCCGGGGAAATATGGCAGCTTCAAAGAGGATTATCACTACGAACAACACCGGGACGAcgctcagagacagagacaagaggTCTTTATAGCCAG gcgTTTGCAAGAAAGGGAGAGGATCGGGGAGACAGGTCTTCCTGAAGTTTGGGGATATTCCCCCAGAGTAAAAGAACCAGA CTCTGACGAATTCACACCCGTTGAAGAGGACGAGAAAAACAGCAGCTCCGAGTCGAGCTCAGAAG AggtgaagaaaaagaagaagaagaagaagaaatccaaGAAAAAGAAGACCAAAAAACACTCGGAGGACAGTGAGCtggaatcagaatcagatg aagaagaaataaagaagaagaaaaagaaaaagaagagcaaaAA ATCCAAAAAGTccaagaagaaaaaggagaagaagattCGTAAGGAGAGCAACTCcagcaaggaggaggaggaggaggcagctgcaggagaggagggggaggaagatgaTCCCAATGGAGTGTTGTGGGTGGAGAAAACCTGCATCGATGAGCATTTGGTCGGCCCTGAAGCTCCACTCACCCACTTGTCCCAGGACGACAGGCCTTTGGA tTTCGGTCATGCTCTGTTGCCGGGTGAAGGTGCTGCCATGGCAGAGTATGTGAAAGCGGGTAAACGTATCCCGAGAAGAGGAGAGATCGGTCTCACCAGCGATGAGATTGCAAACTTCGAGATATCTGGTTACGTGATGAGCGGCAGCAG ACATCGTCGTATGGAGGCTGTGCGTCTGAGAAAGGAAAACCAGATCTACAGTGCGGACGAGAAGAGAGCCCTGGCGTCTTTCaaccaggaggagaggaggaagagggagagcaaGATCCTGTCGAGCTTCAGGGAAATGGTTTACAGGAAGACCAAGGGCAAGGAGGACAAGTGA
- the sowahd gene encoding ankyrin repeat domain-containing protein SOWAHC: MNGSESEDAGCDSTGSEAAVGSNTDAHGGRSTTQGTVVARLSRYGLQVLPGSFQNRRSRLQRQQQAAAVGDAPGGPLPREAPERGSLTPAMRKKYLKELFSSGFSSALSSQTETDSVTSEPEDADWALCPMEHAWMLSAVEGNYATILEFISEEPNLLTRRDFVSGYSVLHWLAKRGQDETLLKLLRYAETAGIRVDVNVRGSGGLTPLHVASMHSHYMVVKLLVGAFSANVDAMDYNGRRAWQYLRGDAPLEMKELLGTWDEEHSFGAVNGNINNSASSVPLTPGGDVDDGQPEGDSFDRTKRSGSWRFGSFKKMLPSFSFLGNKS; this comes from the coding sequence ATGAACGGCAGCGAATCGGAAGATGCTGGATGCGACTCAACTGGATCAGAAGCAGCTGTCGGCAGCAATACCGACGCCCACGGCGGCCGCTCGACCACACAGGGCACCGTTGTGGCGCGGCTGTCGCGGTATGGCCTGCAGGTCCTGCCCGGGTCTTTCCAGAACCGTAGGTCGCGGTTGCAGAGACAGCAACAAGCCGCAGCTGTCGGCGACGCGCCGGGAGGTCCGCTGCCGAGAGAGGCTCCAGAGAGGGGTTCCCTCACACCCGCCATGCGTAAAAAGTACCTAAAAGAGTTGTTCAGTAGCGGGTTCAGCAGCGCACTGTCCTCCCAGACCGAGACAGACAGCGTGACCTCCGAGCCGGAGGACGCAGACTGGGCTCTGTGTCCCATGGAGCACGCGTGGATGCTGTCTGCGGTGGAGGGGAACTACGCCACCATCCTTGAGTTCATCTCCGAGGAGCCGAACCTGCTGACCAGGCGGGACTTCGTCAGCGGGTACTCGGTGCTGCACTGGCTGGCCAAGAGGGGCCAGGACGAGACTCTGCTCAAACTTCTGCGCTACGCGGAAACTGCGGGGATCCGCGTGGACGTGAACGTGCGGGGCAGCGGCGGGCTCACCCCGCTGCACGTCGCCAGCATGCACTCCCACTACATGGTCGTCAAACTGCTGGTGGGGGCTTTCAGTGCTAACGTGGATGCCATGGATTATAACGGGAGGAGAGCCTGGCAGTATCTGAGGGGAGACGCCCCGctggagatgaaggagctgcTTGGGACCTGGGACGAAGAGCACAGCTTCGGAGCTGTCAACGGGAATATCAACAACAGTGCGAGCTCCGTGCCCCTGACCCCAGGTGGCGATGTGGACGACGGGCAGCCTGAAGGAGACTCCTTTGACCGGACTAAGAGAAGCGGCAGCTGGAGATTTGGCTCTTTCAAGAAAATGCTGCCCTCGTTTTCGTTTTTAGGAAACAAAAGCTGA
- the rpl39 gene encoding 60S ribosomal protein L39 — protein sequence MSSHKTFRIKRFLAKKQKQNRPIPQWIRMKTGNKIRYNSKRRHWRRTKLGL from the exons ATG TCGTCCCACAAGACGTTCAGGATCAAGCGCTTCCTCGCtaagaagcagaagcagaacaGGCCGATTCCTCAGTGGATCAGAATGAAGACTGGCAACAAGATCAG GTACAATTCCAAGAGGAGACACTGGAGGAGGACCAAGCTTGGCCTGTAA
- the ndufa1 gene encoding NADH dehydrogenase [ubiquinone] 1 alpha subcomplex subunit 1, with translation MWYEILPGFAVMTACLIIPGVATAQIHKFTNGGKEKRVARVPWHWCLMERDKRVSGSGKYHDSKGLENIH, from the exons ATGTGGTATGAAATCCTGCCGGGCTTCGCCGTCATGACCGCGTGTCTCATCATCCCCGGAGTGGCCACCGCTCAGATCCACAAGTTCACCAACGGGGGGAAg gagAAGAGGGTTGCCCGGGTTCCGTGGCACTGGTGcctgatggagagagacaagCGCGTGTCTGGATCAGGAAAGTACCACGACTCCAAG GGACTTGAGAACATCCACTGA